Proteins found in one Actinomycetes bacterium genomic segment:
- a CDS encoding DNA cytosine methyltransferase has product EYARLVRELRPRLVIVENVAALAVRGLDRVLADLAALGYDAEWEVVSAADAGAPHLRKRIFIIAADPDSLQLRDESEPRRHSAPQSGDYGAEGHDSNSHRQRSPARSRSPREGEEAGDPLGICGVSLAHSQVPGSQGLRGSHRLCQGGTGAARGASWWTAEPAVGRVAYGVSGRVDHLRCLGNAVVPQVAEVVGQRARLILDRGYVSDDAWELSYD; this is encoded by the coding sequence AGAATATGCGCGGCTGGTTCGCGAGCTACGACCCCGACTCGTCATCGTGGAGAACGTCGCAGCGCTCGCTGTTCGAGGACTCGACCGAGTGCTCGCCGACCTTGCCGCGCTCGGGTACGATGCAGAATGGGAGGTTGTATCAGCGGCAGATGCCGGCGCGCCCCACCTCCGCAAGCGGATCTTCATCATTGCTGCCGACCCCGACAGCCTGCAGCTACGGGACGAATCGGAGCCCCGGCGGCACAGCGCGCCCCAGTCTGGAGACTATGGCGCGGAGGGGCATGATTCCAACTCCCACCGCCAGCGATCACCAGCGCGGAGCAGGTCACCCCGCGAAGGTGAGGAGGCGGGCGACCCTCTCGGGATATGCGGTGTATCCCTGGCCCACTCCCAGGTCCCGGGATCACAAGGACTGCGGGGCTCACACCGACTATGCCAAGGTGGGACCGGGGCGGCTCGCGGGGCGAGCTGGTGGACCGCTGAACCCGCGGTGGGTCGAGTGGCTTATGGGGTTTCCGGACGGGTGGATCACCTCCGTTGCCTCGGAAACGCCGTCGTCCCGCAAGTCGCGGAGGTCGTCGGGCAGCGAGCCCGACTCATCCTCGACCGAGGATACGTGAGCGACGACGCATGGGAGC